CCATAGGTAACCCAGTCGGTCTTCATAGATGGACTTGATGACATTGCTACTAATGGTGTTTCTGTTTGTAGGTGAATGTTTGAAGTGTCTGAATTCACCAGTCTCCTGGTCGAGCCGATCCAAACCACCCCCATCCGTACCAATCCAGATAGCACCATCACGCCCCTCGTGGAGGGCTATGACCGAATTAAAGCTCAGACTGTTGGACTCTCCCGGCACTTCTACATACAACTTAAACTTGGAATGATACTTACTGTACACATTCACCCCGCCTCTGAAGGTACTCACCCACAGGATACCCATATCATCCTTATAAAAATCATAGATGGCATCACTGCTAATACTTTCTTCGTCAAAAAGGCTCCTTTGAACATAGGAGAATGTATTCTTGAGAGGATCGTAGATATTGATCCCAGCTCCATCTGTGCCAATGAATATTCTACCCAAATCATCTTCATAAAAACAGGTGACAATGTTTGATTTTAACTCGTTTTTATTGGCGCTGTATTCAAAATGAGTAAACGAATCCTTTCCAGGATTATATCGGTAAGCACCTTCCCCATCTGTGCCAATCCAAATATTGCCGGACGAGTCCTTCATGAGTGGCTTCCGATTGGTTAACCCCATGTCATAGTTTTCTACATAATTGTAGTGCTTAAAACTTCTGGTCTTCAAATCAAAATAGTCCACACCTCCTGAATGAGTGCCCACCCAATACGATCCAGGCGCATCCTGAACGATGGAAAATACTGCATCATGACTGACAGTAGATTTATCGGCCGGATCATGAAGCAGGCGATCAAATGTGTCATCTTCCCAGTTATAGATGTTCAGCCCGCTGGTGGTGGCCACCAGCACATTTTTCTGATCGTCGATGAGTATTTTCCGCACGTAGTTGTTTGAAAGCGAGTGAGGATCTGCGGTATTTCTGTAGTGGGAGAAAGTTTCCGTCTCCCAATCGAAAATGCTGATGCCGCCTGTTCGTGTACCCACCCATATTCTGCCAAGATGATCTTCGGCGATTGTTGAAACAATGTTTCCACCAATAGAAGTGGGATCATCAGGATCGGTTTTAAAGATTTTGATGGAATAGGCATTGTACCTATTCAGCCCGTCTACCGTACCAATCCAGATAAACCCCTTACTGTCTTTGAATACACAATTAACCGTGCCTGTCGAAAGGCCTTCATCTGTATTCAGATGGGTAAATTTCAGATCTATATCCTGCGTGTGCCCTTCAAAAGCACTCGCGAAAAGTGCTATTGATAGTATATAAACCAATTGTTTGCACCATTGGAATCTCATCATGGGGTAGTGGGTTAAAGTGTGTTACTTCTGAAAGAAATATATCCAAATTTCCTATAGCCTACAAAGCAAAGTAGACAGTCCTAAGCAAAACATCGATGAAAGATGTATTTATCAATATTAAAAAATTCCTAAAATTTCTTTTAATCTTCCTGTACCGTTAGCCTTTAATCAGGGGATATCTGCAAGCTATCAAAAGGCTCTAAAACCTACGACACACAATGGCTGAACGATGGGATTCGTCCACCGAACGGGCACAAAAAAGGTGCTACCCCTTTCCAGAAATAGCACCTGATAGTCCCGTTTTGATTCTTTTACCTAAGCTGACTTCAATAGAGCCTCCAGCTGATCACCAATATCGCCAGATGGTCTGGCGGCATTGGCATCTATGATATTTCCTTCCCGATCAATGAGAATAAACCTTGGGATTCCCTGAATCAGGTAATCGGTAATAATGGTAGACTGCCATGCCCCTGGTGCATAGAGGTGGATACCTCCGAGTTTTCGTTCATTGACCATTTTTCTCCAGGGATCCGGCGAGCTATCTGTACTCACCGCCACAAACGCCACATCCTGCCCTTCAAATCGCTGCTGCAGCTTTTCCATATGTGGATGCTCTGCAATACAAGGGCCACACCATGTAGCCCATACGTCTATATACACAAGCTTCCCCTTGAAATCTGCCATGGTGAGGGTGTCCCCGTCTATGCTCACGTACCGGAAGTCCGGTGCCGGATTGCCGGGTTCCAACTTCTGAAACTCAGCGATCATCTGATCAATCTCGTCGACCCGCTCCGGATCCGGATTGAGCCCTTTCCAGGCAGCTACTATTTCGTCCCTTACCTCAACAGGAAAATAGGAATAGGAGTCCGAAACAAATTCATACATCAGTTGCTCCTTCAAAGAAGGCACCTGAATGAGGGCATTGATGGCCTCCACATAAAAACCAGAGTAATCTTCGGATTCATCTGCCCGGGCATAATAGCCCCTGGAAGCTTCTTTTTCAATACTTTCATCCACATAAGATCTAAATGCAGGGTATTTCAGCAGGGAGGTGTCATTGACATCCAGCGCCAGCTGAAAATCATAATAAGTGTCAGAAACACTAAAAGAATCCAGGTCGAGCAAAGAACGGTGAGCACTCTCATACCTCATTTTGGTCACTATGTCTGACCACTTGCTATTTTCACGGGTATAGGCGATGAACGCTGCATCATCAATGTTGAAATCAGCCATATAACCGAGCTCAATGGCGGAAACAGAATCCAGCGCTACCAGAAACTGGTCTTCCGGCATCTTGTACAAATCTCTTGTGCTCAAAAGTGAATCTCCGAGCAACACCATAGCTGCTTTATAGTTATTGATTTCGGCGCCTTTGCCGCTATAGGTCAAAGACTCATCAAACTCTGCCGGGTCCAGCGTGAGGTAGAGCTGGTCTCCGGGACGCAGGTAGAGGTAGGTGATCTCTCCCCCATGGCCAAATACAATGTCCACAGGAGTGGTGATGTCAAATGTCGTGGAAAACTTATTATCCGCATCCAGCGTGTCGGTAATCCGATCACCTCCCAAACGGAAAGTGATCACGTCTCCTATCGGATTGATGATTTCGCCAGAGATGGTAGTTGTCACTTTTTCGGGCTGGGGTGCACAAGCCCAGAGCAGTAACACCACTGATAGTTGGGCCCAGTTGTTTAGTTTGATCATAGTCAGGAACTTTGGTTGATTGAAATTATCATTTCCCCCTCAGAAAATCCACAAACCAATCGCTATTTATTGCTAATAATTAAATATCCTTGATTTCAAATACGGACCTCTATGACTACCGAAGCAATTGAACAATTGAAGTACCCCGTGGGTAAGTTCACAAAACCCGCACCAATCACCTCCAGCCACCTTCAGCACTGGACAGATACGATCGGCGCTTTTCCTGAAGCAGTGGCCACCCTGACCCGTTCGCTTTCCCAGCAGGAACTCAACTGGACCTACCGCCCGGGGGGCTGGACCATCAAACAGGTGGTACACCACTGTGCAGACAGCCATATGAACTCCATGATGCGCTTCAAACTGGCCCTCACTGAAGAATCTCCGTCCATACGGCCCTATCACGAGGATCGCTGGGCTGAGCTCCCCGACTCACTGGATGATGACATCAGCAATGCGTTGAATTTGCTCAAAGGACTTCATGGCAAGTGGGTAAAGCTCATTTCTGCACTTTCTGATGCGGACCTTCAGAAGACATACGTACACCCGGAACACGGCAAGTCTTTTACCCTGGCAGAGACCATCGGCACCTATGACTGGCACTGCCGTCACCACCTCGCCCACATACAGCTTGCCCTTGATCATCAAGGCAGATTTGATTTCTAAATACATTAACTTCAGCCAAACTCAAAAAACACATGGAAAACTATTCAGCATCCAACGCCCTCAAAACGACCAAAATCATTCACACTGCCCTGATGGGTGGCTGCCTGCTCTTCGGTGTGGTGGTATTGGTACTCAATGCCGAGGCCCCCACCGGCTCTACCCAGGATCAGGAATTTCTGCTTTATCTTCCACCGGTGGTGCTCCTTTTTGCGGCCATAGTGGCGTCAGTTTTATTTAAGAAAACCCTCAAACAAGGCCTGGCACAAAGCACTGATCTCAGAACCAAAGTGGCAGCCTTTCAAACGGCCAACATTGTGCGCATGGGGCTCTATGAAGCCACCGGACTCGTGGCGGTGGTGGTATGTTTTATCACCGGCAACCTCTACAACATGGCGGTGCTGCTGGTGGTGCTGGTCATCTTCCTGATGAAAATGCCTACTGCCTACCGCATCTCAGAAGAAGCGGGGCTTTCTCCCAAAGAAACGCGCGGAACTCTCAGGCCTGAAGGATTAAATGAACGCTGCCATTCAGGAATATCTCCTCACACTGGAAAGTGAATTTGTGCGGCATGCCAACCCTCAAATTGCCGCTCAGCAGGAGGCTTATCTCAAAAATCAATTTCGTTTTTATGGGCTGACCTCCCCGGTACGCAAAGCGGTACAAAAACCCTTTCTTGATAAAAATTACCTACCCCCTAAGCAGGACCTCCCTGGGCTGGTAAAAGCCCTGTGGGCAAAACCGGAGCGGGAATACCATCACTTTGCTCAGGAGCTTGCTTGCAAGTACCTCCGCCAGCCAGAACTCACCGATATGGCACTCTATGAGTACATGGTGGCGCATCACTCCTGGTGGGATACCGTGGATCATATTGCCAATAAGCTCATGGGGTCATACCTGCTCCGCTACCCGCAGACGCGCGGGGAATATGTGGAGAAATGGCTTTCCTCTGGTCACCTCTGGCTACAGCGCTCCGCCATCCTCTTTCAGTTGAAGTACAAGGAGGATACAGATAGCGCCTTGCTCAGCTCTGTCATTCATCGACTCCTTGGCTCGAAGGAATTCTTCATCAATAAGGCCATTGGCTGGGTGCTGCGCGAATACGCCAAGACCCACCCCGAATGGGTAATCCGCTTTGTAGAGGAAACACCACTGGCACCACTCAGCCGCCGGGAGGCCCTGAGAATATTTGAGAGAAGGGGCTAATCCCGGAGGGAAACCTCATCAAAGTACGATTTCCAGATACCTTGAACTTTTATCACGGTCGTTGTCCCAAACCAAGTCGTTCTTATAATACACCTTAACTGCTTGCATACTTCCGTTTGAATATTTCTTGACTTCACAATCCAGTCTTATGGAATCCATTCCCTCCATTTTCACTATTGTCGTCGCAATGGATTCATTGTTGGTGTGGTCGCTGGTAAATAGATCTAATATGTAGATCCCAGTGGATTGATCAAATTCAATGGCAAATCCTCCAGGATAGTCTAGCTGTGGTTCATTGAAAAGCACCTCATCCCCATCAATTAAATAGTAGACAGAAATGTCATCTGCCGAGATACTATTTTCGGTTGTGGGATTTAAAAGATCAGCCCCTGAATCATTTTTTAATGATAGAAAAACATTCATGCTCACAAAAATCCCATCGGTATTTTCCTCCTTACATCCAGTGAGGCAGGAAAGAATAATTAGTACAATCATCAATTGTCTCATAGTTTCAAATTTTATGTGAGAGCTCTGGTTTAACCCCTGGAATTCAACTAAAATGAGTATGCGCCCCAGTTACTAGAAGCACTGAGGTTTGTGCTCCTGAACTATTATAACCTACAATCTAACAGATTTGCGAATCAGTTTCAAGTAACTCAGAATAGGCATGGGCCATATCGTTTTGTTACATGCTTTTACTCCTTCTGATCTCATTTTCAAGCTTGAATACTTTTGAACCTAATCTCCTGACGCTTTTCTGACTGTCATCAATCAATTGGTCGGTTTCAAATAAGGTCTTTTGCAATTTGAAGGATATTCCACTCAATCTTCTTTCTTGAAATAATGAAATACACTTCGAGTCTGTAATCAGAACTTCATTAACTTCTTCAGTAATTTCTTTCAGTCTCCGATTTATCTCCCCATCATATTCTGCAGTCTGAAGATATTCGCTTTCAAGATGCAGTTTATCTTCATATATCGATTTAAGTCCTTGGCTCAGGGAGTCGTATAAAACTCCTTCACAAGTTTCCTTTTTGGATAGCTGACAGTTTTGAATGATCATTTTTTGCATTTTAGCGGATTGAGAGATTATGGAAGAGTGTAACTGTTTAATTAAACTCTTTTCTTGTCGGACTCGTCGATCAATCAACTTAATCTCAATACTCAAACTGTCGATGATTTGACCTATTGAATCAATAGCTTGCATTGATTTACTTACTTCATTCAGGCCCAGGTTTTGAGTAATGAACTTCATATTAGTGGTAAAATAATCAGGCAATTTTCGATATTGACTCACAATCTCTTTCTGAAGTGGCCTCTTAACCTCTGTGCACAGATGTATGCTTTTGATTAGTGTACGAACTGAATCTTGATAGTTACTTACACTGGTCAAGGCATTTTCAATTTCAGACTTATTTTTCTCAACTAATTCTGGTTTTTCAATTCTTGAGGGAGTTGGCCTTACAAACGGCCGATATCCTCTGGCAATGGCTTTCTGAAGTTTGAGAATTTGACCTTTATGATTGTTAAATATTTTCTGTTCCTTATTTAAAAACGATAAAGCTGCTTTACTCTGAAGATCATTTGCCTTAACTCTTCTATTTATTGGTTGAGTGAGTTCATTTGAAATCCTGATTTTTACTATTCTCGTTAGTTCTTTCGACTCTGAAGTTGCGGTTTTCTGATGTCGTTTTAGGTGAGAAATGGCTAGTTTATGCAATTTAATGGCATGTCCATATGCTTCAGTTCGTTTGGTCAAACTTCCAGATGCGTTCTCATATGACTTAGCAATTGAGTAGGATGATAGTCCAGTAAGTTTTGAATTTTTCGGATTGAATAAGTAACTCTGTTCCGCTGTTGATTGGAGATACTGAAGGTCTGATAAATACTCATACTTATCCAATTTCATGACATATTCTGTAGAGTCGATTTGTTTTTGATAAAGACTGTCGATTCTATCCAAATATGATTTCCATGCAGAGGATTCAAACGTTATGATAGAAATCGGAAAATCCACTAGTTGCCAGTTTGGATCAACTGGTAAGTGATCGGTAATCAAAGACTTTGGGTTTACTAAGAAATAATCGTAGTTGGGTTGAAGTTTAAATTTGTATTTATCATTTATATACGGTTTTTTGAACCACCGAAATTGCAATTCTTTGAACCATCGTTTTTTTTGATGCAGTACTCCGCTTCCCCAAGTTGCATCTACCAAGTACCACGAAGAGTCTAGCTTGACACCATTCCATGAATGATCCGCTTCAAAAAAAGGATCATCCTCATGATAGATAAAACCTCGACTATAGCCAATAACTTCTCTTGAAGAAATTCCTGCGTTTTGACATAGGGAAGCAAATAGAGCTGAATATTGATAACAAATTCCTTTTTTCCTTTTTAAAGTTTGTTTGGGAGAATAGGTCTTTGATTTGATGCTTTCTAAAGCCTTAACATCATATTTTATATTGTTGACAATCCAAGTATAAATGTTAAGTGCTTGTTGAAATTCAGATGAATCATTTTCCGTCAGATATTGTGCAAGTTTAATCGGTGACCTTGCAATGGAGGAAGGAGCCTTTTCATACTCTTGGTTTATCGATACCATTCTTTTTTGACCAAAAGCGATAGTTGATATGATGATTAGAAACAAGGTTAGACTTCTTGACAATTCTGATTTTAGTTTTATATATCCGGATGGCTTTTAATCGAAGCATACACTAGGCTACCGGGCGTATGTTCAAGCTGTGAATAGAACTAAAGTAGTGAAATCTGCCGCGTCCGGCAAGGGAAAGCTCACAACGGTTCCTAATAGCACTACGTCCCGAAAGTCAATAAGCTCCAACGAGCAGAAGCCATTAGAAAGCACTACCACTTCTCAGCGGCTGATTCATGGTGAGTTAGCACTGAAGTATGTAAAGTCCCAATTGGTGCATTCGTGCTAGCGACTGTTGGCATCAGTTCTTTCGATTTGCCTGTATCCAATAGAAGAGAATTCCTGAGAAGATTACTCCGAGAGTTGCCCAGCGAGTTCCAGAGTTGGGGTTCATCACAGTATTCACAAGCAGACCAATGGCTAGAACAGTTAGTCCGATTAACACCCATTTGAAAGATCGAGTTTGGAATTCAGTTTTCCCTTGTTCGATTGTTCGCTCGTCAGCCAAGTTCACTGACTTAATGAAGCCTGGGAGTTGGCTTAGAAACTTGTCGAAATCGTCTTTTTGAGGAAAATAGGTGTATCGGTAGAATTTAAACTGTTGGTTGTTCGTCAATGTTAGCCTGAATGAATCCAGTCCACGATCTTCTTGGTTCACATAGTCTATGATCCTGTTCCAACCGAGTTCAATGTTCTGTTCGTTACTAAGAAAAAATCTCTTGACCCAAATGGCTCGAAACGTTTCTTCAGTTAGTTCGATTCTTATCTTACCTCGCGATAGGATTGTTACAGGAATTATGGGTGAGAAGAAGAGAATTGCAATTGTTCCGAAGTTCACCAGATCTGGCCAATCTCTTGGAATTAGCGTCATCAAATAGATTGAAAGCCCAAAGAAGAATATGGCTACAGGAATTGCTCTCCAGTTAGAGTTAATGTTAATTTCGTAGCTCTTCATAATTGATGCCAACGACCAGATATGGCACGTGCCTCTGGTCTTTCAAATATCGTTAAAGTTTCCGTCATGCACTTCACCATCAGATAACTCAGTAGAGGTATGTGCTATATCGTTTGTTAGCTGGATGTAATTCGTTCGCTAAACAAATTCACATTTTCTGAAATCCTCCATTTCTCAAGTTCCTTAAATAGAATTGTCTTTTTGAAATCAGAAGAATCATACGCTAGTGACAAACTATCCTCAACACAGTCCCAATCACCGAGCGACTTGCTTTTGCTTTTCAAAACCTTTTTCATCAACAGGTATAACAAATTAGCCAAGTCGTGTCCGTTTACAAGTTCATAATCGGGATATGACTTTTGCTTGATGGCATCAAAGGCCATATTAATTTCGGCTTGTGATTTGATGCAATCGCTTTTACCATTTGAAAAGTTGACTATTGTTTCAATCAAGACGTTTTTACCAGCAAAATCAAAGTTGTTGTCCATTAATTTATTGTACCTCAATTGATTTCCATCTGCCATCTTTGGCTTGAATACCAGACCAAGATCATATACTTTGGCGGCCAATTTTAGGTAGCCAATCTCTCGTCCAATTTTTAGCAATTCTTCTCTGATAGTTGTTGATTTAGATGATTCAAAGTCTTTGATGCTTTTAGGAGAGCAATATTGATTAACGACATCAACCAAGGCGTCAGTTTTAATAACCATAACTTCAATGTCATGATCGTCGGTAACAAAGAGTCCGTCAATTTGGTGGTCAATACCTAGAATTCTGTTGAAGTCTAAATCAATGATGCCAATATCTCGATTAAACCCACGATCATCAAGTAGCTGAAGAACTTCAATGACTCTTTCATTACCGAATGCTTCAACAATTCTTATTTCTGATGAGTTAAAAAATTTCGAGTAGAACTTATAGTCCTTTTTCCCTTCCACAATTACATGGTATCCTTGAAATGTTGTGTCCATGCAGATTGCA
This Marinoscillum sp. 108 DNA region includes the following protein-coding sequences:
- a CDS encoding TlpA disulfide reductase family protein; amino-acid sequence: MIKLNNWAQLSVVLLLWACAPQPEKVTTTISGEIINPIGDVITFRLGGDRITDTLDADNKFSTTFDITTPVDIVFGHGGEITYLYLRPGDQLYLTLDPAEFDESLTYSGKGAEINNYKAAMVLLGDSLLSTRDLYKMPEDQFLVALDSVSAIELGYMADFNIDDAAFIAYTRENSKWSDIVTKMRYESAHRSLLDLDSFSVSDTYYDFQLALDVNDTSLLKYPAFRSYVDESIEKEASRGYYARADESEDYSGFYVEAINALIQVPSLKEQLMYEFVSDSYSYFPVEVRDEIVAAWKGLNPDPERVDEIDQMIAEFQKLEPGNPAPDFRYVSIDGDTLTMADFKGKLVYIDVWATWCGPCIAEHPHMEKLQQRFEGQDVAFVAVSTDSSPDPWRKMVNERKLGGIHLYAPGAWQSTIITDYLIQGIPRFILIDREGNIIDANAARPSGDIGDQLEALLKSA
- a CDS encoding DUF4435 domain-containing protein — translated: MDTTFQGYHVIVEGKKDYKFYSKFFNSSEIRIVEAFGNERVIEVLQLLDDRGFNRDIGIIDLDFNRILGIDHQIDGLFVTDDHDIEVMVIKTDALVDVVNQYCSPKSIKDFESSKSTTIREELLKIGREIGYLKLAAKVYDLGLVFKPKMADGNQLRYNKLMDNNFDFAGKNVLIETIVNFSNGKSDCIKSQAEINMAFDAIKQKSYPDYELVNGHDLANLLYLLMKKVLKSKSKSLGDWDCVEDSLSLAYDSSDFKKTILFKELEKWRISENVNLFSERITSS
- a CDS encoding DNA alkylation repair protein; protein product: MNAAIQEYLLTLESEFVRHANPQIAAQQEAYLKNQFRFYGLTSPVRKAVQKPFLDKNYLPPKQDLPGLVKALWAKPEREYHHFAQELACKYLRQPELTDMALYEYMVAHHSWWDTVDHIANKLMGSYLLRYPQTRGEYVEKWLSSGHLWLQRSAILFQLKYKEDTDSALLSSVIHRLLGSKEFFINKAIGWVLREYAKTHPEWVIRFVEETPLAPLSRREALRIFERRG
- a CDS encoding transglutaminase domain-containing protein gives rise to the protein MSRSLTLFLIIISTIAFGQKRMVSINQEYEKAPSSIARSPIKLAQYLTENDSSEFQQALNIYTWIVNNIKYDVKALESIKSKTYSPKQTLKRKKGICYQYSALFASLCQNAGISSREVIGYSRGFIYHEDDPFFEADHSWNGVKLDSSWYLVDATWGSGVLHQKKRWFKELQFRWFKKPYINDKYKFKLQPNYDYFLVNPKSLITDHLPVDPNWQLVDFPISIITFESSAWKSYLDRIDSLYQKQIDSTEYVMKLDKYEYLSDLQYLQSTAEQSYLFNPKNSKLTGLSSYSIAKSYENASGSLTKRTEAYGHAIKLHKLAISHLKRHQKTATSESKELTRIVKIRISNELTQPINRRVKANDLQSKAALSFLNKEQKIFNNHKGQILKLQKAIARGYRPFVRPTPSRIEKPELVEKNKSEIENALTSVSNYQDSVRTLIKSIHLCTEVKRPLQKEIVSQYRKLPDYFTTNMKFITQNLGLNEVSKSMQAIDSIGQIIDSLSIEIKLIDRRVRQEKSLIKQLHSSIISQSAKMQKMIIQNCQLSKKETCEGVLYDSLSQGLKSIYEDKLHLESEYLQTAEYDGEINRRLKEITEEVNEVLITDSKCISLFQERRLSGISFKLQKTLFETDQLIDDSQKSVRRLGSKVFKLENEIRRSKSM
- a CDS encoding YfiT family bacillithiol transferase, with translation MTTEAIEQLKYPVGKFTKPAPITSSHLQHWTDTIGAFPEAVATLTRSLSQQELNWTYRPGGWTIKQVVHHCADSHMNSMMRFKLALTEESPSIRPYHEDRWAELPDSLDDDISNALNLLKGLHGKWVKLISALSDADLQKTYVHPEHGKSFTLAETIGTYDWHCRHHLAHIQLALDHQGRFDF